A single genomic interval of Daucus carota subsp. sativus chromosome 1, DH1 v3.0, whole genome shotgun sequence harbors:
- the LOC108224010 gene encoding uncharacterized protein LOC108224010: MAPKQSTTCSSPSGRVEYAVTNHVAFLDKESVHADFHPLMDFLKISPLSYALTASPTIYAEIVQEMWNTACCSVSQIKLKIKGKSYVITPSVINEALHLPNSCFENLPSDEELSIMLYSIKYASKTSQLGQISRKYLRKEWSYFFDTLTRVFTGKSGGFDAIIKFVQKIAYSLMYNRTIDIGSLLLYEFCFKLGEMGKRSKVIYYARFLMIIANHLCKELSIKDKDDTLQVFVQSKMLFSLLLKNNNNDKVQFVLPKHIRLQLSTRSASPSQINSPSVPVVEVKIESQCETKTSSVYGKRKKTDSDATIVDGDEGNETGMEGYSPQKKNNASTVKSELRRISEDPEMPPGFLKNGVSAGLPSSMEEGKPKSELRFVLEPTVEPSSLETMLPEDRQHLVNAASVLKSRLVARLTNEANNLSTDCKITLANRCYYALHELGDDYTLFRSKVDKLIEQQEELESFLREKESWNDMVIMDRYDEQVMNVSDVTKKVSNAEDKLSKAKTNVGSIKCKREELTVALLKLQEELHEEEERVKILTAEWDRYKEAQSDAEAELRKLDREKEKARVAFKAINDQYNTAKEKCEKLYNKLLQLSRSDKIIAATGEELATGESERDST; encoded by the exons ATGGCGCCCAAACAATCAACCACATGTTCAAGTCCATCAGGCCGAGTAGAATATGCAGTCACTAATCATGTTGCATTTCTAGACAAAGAATCAGTCCATGCAGACTTCCACCCCCTCATGGATTTCTTGAAGATCTCTCCACTCAGTTATGCTCTCACCGCAAGCCCGACAATCTATGCTGAAATAGttcaagaaatgtggaacactGCATGCTGCTCTGTTAGTCAAATCAAACTTAAAATCAAGGGTAAATCTTATGTCATTACTCCCTCTGTGATTAATGAAGCACTTCATTTGCCTAATTCTTGCTTTGAAAATTTGCCTAGTGATGAGGAGCTTAGTATAATGTTGTATTCTATCAAGTATGCTTCGAAGACCTCTCAGTTGGGTCAGATTAGTAGGAAGTATCTTAGGAAGGAGTGGTCTTACTTTTTCGACACTCTGACAAGGGTCTTCACGGGGAAATCTGGTGGATTTGATGCGATTATTAAGTTTGTGCAGAAAATTGCGTACAGTTTGATGTATAATAGGACTATTGACATTGGATCTTTGTTGCTTTATGAATTCTGTTTCAAATTAGGCGAGATGGGAAAGAGAAGTAAAGTTATCTATTATGCTAGGTTTCTTATGATAATTGCTAATCATTTATGTAAGGAACTTAGTATAAAAGATAAAGATGATACATTGCAAGTGTTTGTGCAATCTAAGATGTTGTTTTCTCTCTTGTTAAAGAACAACAATAATGATAAAGTTCAATTTGTGCTTCCAAAGCACATCCGGCTTCAGCTCTCTACTCGATCTGCTTCTCCCTCACAAATAAATTCCCCATCAGTTCCTGTCGTTGAGGTGAAAATAGAATCTCAATGTGAAACAAAGACCTCCTCAGTCTATGGTAAAAGAAAGAAAACGGATTCAGATGCTACGATTGTGGATGGTGATGAGGGAAATGAAACGGGAATGGAGGGATATTCACCTCAGAAGAAGAATAATGCAAGCACTGTAAAATCTGAATTAAGGCGAATTAGTGAAGATCCTGAAATGCCACCTGGTTTCCTAAAAAATGGGGTATCAGCAGGGCTTCCTTCTTCTATGGAGGAAGGAAAGCCAAAAAGTGAGCTTCGTTTTGTGCTTGAACCTACAGTGGAACCATCTTCCCTAGAAACAATGCTACCAGAGGATCGCCAACATCTTGTCAATGCAGCATCTGTATTAAAATCTCGGTTGGTGGCCCGTCTCACAAATGAAGCTAACAACTTGAGCACCGATTGCAAGATTACTCTGGCTAATAGGTGTTACTATGCACTGCATGAATTAGGTGATGATTATACATTATTTAGGAGTAAAGTGGATAAACTAATTGAACAACAAGAAGAGCTTGAATCTTTTTTGAGAGAGAAGGAAAGTTGGAATGACATGGTCATAATGGATCGATATGATGAGCAAGTGATGAACGTGTCTGATGTAACGAAGAAAGTATCCAATGCAGAAGACAAATTGTCTAAAGCCAAGACTAATGTTGGTTCTATAAAGTGTAAAAGAGAAGAGCTGACAGTTGCATTACTAAAGCTACAGGAAGAGCTGCATGAGGAAGAAGAAAGAGTCAAGATTCTGACAGCAGAGTGGGATCGATACAAAGAGGCTCAATCTGATGCTGAAGCGGAACTCAGGAAATTGGACAGAGAAAAAGAGAAGGCTCGTGTAGCATTCAAGGCGATCAATGACCAATATAACACTGCCAAGGAAAAATGTGAAAAATTGTATAATAAGCTGCTGCAGTTATCAAGAAGCGACAAG ATAATCGCTGCCACCGGTGAGGAGCTTGCCACAGGGGAGAGTGAAAGAGATAGCACATGA